The segment GACCAGATGATAGCTGAAATGTTGATGTCTACTGACTCTCAGCCATCATAAATGAGCGAGGTGAGTTGGCTTGGTGAGCGTATCCATCAAGAAACTCATACAAATTGGGTATAAGAATTATATCGCGCAGAACCTTGAGAGAATTTTGGGCGAAGCATGCTAATGCCGAACAGTCTCTCCAAGCGTGGTATGCCAATGTAAAACACGCCGATTGGAAAACGCCATCTGATGTAAAAGCTACTTATCGAAATGCTAGTTTTGTTGAAAACAACCGCGTGGTCTTCAACATCAAGGGCAATTCCTACCGTTTGGTAGCAGCAATTAATTATCAATACGGCATTGTTTACATCCGATTTGTCGGAACACACCAAGCCTATGATACAATTAACGTTGCTACAGTCTAAGGTGATAGCTATGGAGATTAAACCAATCAAAACCGAAGCGGACTATGAAACTGCCCTGAAGGATATAGAACGGCTCTGGGGTTCAAGCTACGGTTCACCGGAGGGAGATAAACTTGATGTGCTTGTCACACTGGTGGAGGCTTATGAAGAGGAACATTATCCTATTCCACCTCCAGATCCGATTGAGGCTATCCGTCACTACATGGAGAATCAAGGGTTATCTGAACGCGACCTTGAACCCTATCTTGGTTCGCGTCCCTATGTGTCAGAAGTTCTGAATCGGCAACGCAGCTTGTCTCTAGACATGATCCGGAAATTGCACAATGGCCTTGGAATTCCAGCGGATATTTTGGTTCAGTCTTATGTATTACGAACTGCTTTATGAATCCTAAGCGTTTTTTATGAAAATCTTAGGAGTTCATCGGAAGCATTTTTCGATTACATTTTTCGTTGGAAGCATTTTGTCATCAAAATCCCCAATATATGAGGTAAACTGAAAACTATGAAATTATTACGATACACCCTCTTATCTGTGATTTTTGTATTCACCACGCTATCGGTGATGGCTGCCGTGGATTGGAAGGCATTGGATGTAGGCAACCTGTCGTCTGCCGTCTACAACACCGCAGTTGTCGGCTTTCCTAGCAACCCGACCGCCAACCCTTCAGGGTGGTGGCCCGCAGGCACAAACGATTCCTACATCTATGAAGGTGATATCTGGATCGGTGCCAAGAAAGGTGGAGAGATTGGTGTCTCCACATCGGATGGCAGACAGAGCGAAATTTGGCCCACCGACGATGTGCCTGAAGTGATTTCAAACAAGCCCGGTATGACCACAAAAGGAACACCGACAAGCCAAGCGATCATGTTCAAGTGTAGCGATATGAACCTCGATGCGAATCAGGGATTGATCCTCGGCTTAGAAATTGTAGTCGACGGCTTTCAATGGAGTTACGCACCGCTCTACGATTTCTTTATTCTAGAATACAGGGTTAAAAACGTTAGTGCTGAAATGCTTGAGGACGTGTTTATGGCGTTCCGGTATGACGTAGATGTCTCCAGCAACGAAACAGGTACGGCGAGCTATTCAGCGGATGACTTTATTGCATTGGATCAGACGCCGGACGCGCTCAACCCCGAAGCACATCCGAACCGCTATCTCTCTTACGGTTTCTCCAACGCTTCTGCTCCCGGATACATCGGTTTGCGGGTGTTGGACGCGTATGTGGGAAAAATTCCTTTTACGGCGCACAAACGGATTACGATAAACACCGATCCAACGACCGATGCGGAAATGTACGCTTATATCAGTGTTCCCGGTGTTGACCCACTCCCAGCAAACTACGACGATCAACGTTTTGTCCAATCCTACGGACCTGTGGAATCGCTCGCGCCCGGACAGGAGTTCACCATCGTCACGGCAGTAGCTATCGGTGAGGGACTTGCCGGTTTACAAGCGTCTGCGGACTGGGCGCAGAAGCTGTATGATGATGACTACGTTGCACCTGCCCCGCCGCCGTCGCCGGTGGTAACCGCGTATCCCGCCGATGGGCAGGTGACACTTGTTTGGGAAAGCGAAGGGCAATGGCTAGGTAAAAGTATCGACGAATATGTGGATCCCACCGATCCGGAGAAAATTTTTGAGGGTTATAGAGTCTATCGGCGAGATACCTCGTACGCCCCAGATACCGGCACTCCTGTGGAAGATTGGACGATGCTAATGGAGTTCGACAAACCGAGCGCGACGGGTAATTTCCTCACAGTCGCGCATGTCGGTAAACAGTCAGACGCTACCATTGCAAGCGGTGGTGATGAACCATTTTTTGCTGACTTTTTCAAAAATGCTGTCTACGCAATCAAATTCAACTCCAGTACCACCTTCGAGATAATTAATACAACGCTATGGGAGGTTATGGCTCATAATCCCGAATTCCCAGCAAATGGTGAGGGATATGCTATCGTGAAGGATCCGAACACCGGAGAACCTTATCCGGACGGGACCTATCGCTCCGGTGCGTTAATCTACTTCGGGGGGTTGTATGTAACAATTACAGATGGTGCTTCCGGTCCTCCAGTGGCGGGCGATATTTTTCGCGTTGTTTCCACACCTTCACAAGCACTCGGTGAAGATGCAGGTATTAAGAATTTCTTCACCGATGAAGGATTGACTAACGGGATTCAATACACCTATGCGGTGACGTCATTCGATACCGGCAATCCGAAAACCGGGCTTATCTCCATGGAGAGCAGCCAGATTGAGACGATGCTCCACGTTGTCCCACGCGCGCAACCCGCTGGGTATCGAGAGGCAGCCGCTGACGTGGAAGGTCAAGGCATAGGAGTTGTAACCGTTGAACCGATGGTACTTGCACCAAACAAGGTGACGGGAGATCAGTATAAAATCGTTTGGCAGGGCGCAACGCAGATAGGACCTGCTGCGTATATCACGGGTCCTGGATATCAACCACCCACTTATGAAATTATCAACGTGACAACAGATCAAACGGTCGTGGAGCCGCAACCGTTTGATTGGTATGACCCTCTTCACGGCGAAGCCGTTGAAGTGCTCTCCCCGATGTTTGATGGAATCATCTTGAAGATAACGGGGGTTGATGTGACTTACGGGAGTCCAGACGAAAACCCGATCAATAACGTCGAACTGACCGCCGGCTCCGTTCCGGGGTGGACGGTGGACATCCAATCACCCGGTGCCGGGGAGAATACTTGGCCCAACATCTTTTGGGCAACGTATTATCGCCCGCATACGTATTCGATCGCGTTCGTTGACGATACACATGTCAAAGTGGTGGACGAGGATACGGGTGAGGAGATTCCATTCAACGACCAACGCGCCGAGGGATACGCAATCTTCGGGGCAGGTTGGGTTGATACATATAACCGGGAAGCCACACCGGGATTTTTCCGGATTTATATCCGGGGTGGGTACGTCTTCATAAAAGATCCCAACAATGAGATCTCTGCTGGGGATGTATTCACCGTTGATATGGGCGGTATCAGCGCACCGCGAGATGGCGACGAATTTCTGTTGACGACACAAGGCGCGTCGCTCGCCCCCGCAGATATTGAGGCAGATTTAGATCGAATCCGCGTCGTGCCAAATCCCTACTTCATCACGAACAGGGCTGTGACTGCTGCAGGAACGGACAAAATCTTCTTCACGCG is part of the Candidatus Poribacteria bacterium genome and harbors:
- a CDS encoding type II toxin-antitoxin system HigB family toxin, producing MRIISRRTLREFWAKHANAEQSLQAWYANVKHADWKTPSDVKATYRNASFVENNRVVFNIKGNSYRLVAAINYQYGIVYIRFVGTHQAYDTINVATV
- a CDS encoding helix-turn-helix domain-containing protein, yielding MAMEIKPIKTEADYETALKDIERLWGSSYGSPEGDKLDVLVTLVEAYEEEHYPIPPPDPIEAIRHYMENQGLSERDLEPYLGSRPYVSEVLNRQRSLSLDMIRKLHNGLGIPADILVQSYVLRTAL